A genome region from Patescibacteria group bacterium includes the following:
- a CDS encoding glycosyltransferase family 39 protein — protein sequence MTKIISFIRRFWREICVVLLAAVFFAAACGFIAFTQRDGFVKWGSPDETANYIFAKLYAQTGQLTIYEKYNPFVSEIMQPRSFRSDNGLLKPVSFLGVILIYGTIAKLISVKVIPFLTPFFAALAFFFYYLLIKKIFTPRVAFLSSLLLLSFPVFYFYSVHSLFHNVLFVSLLVISLYFIVLAATRAPRKNKFFSWRFWQMDWLNLFLAALGGLFVGGALITRTSEAIWLLPALIVLWLFNLKKIGILKLIIIVCFVALPFVPVLFWNEILYGGYSNGGYVEINRSITTVAAEGVVLTKTVVKGQFSYILEPLNKIKNTVFYFGLNYNQAGQNFKNYFPKMFPLLFWPAFLGLILFMTRVWKWKKKYWAYFFAYFIASAILVLYYGSWVFNDNPNLNEITIGNSYTRYWLPIYLGAMPFAAFFISRLSWAIFARDTENSEVAVKISSNKFKNFFLLQWPSRTFSIGATQAVIIIFIFFFSANFLVSGSKEGLLYVDSNNQVLKSEYDQVLRLTEPSAVIITRYHDKIFFPERKVVVNNLTDPAMLIIYQKLAKYIPVYYFNFTFPEKDFKYLNDGKLKQAGLVLQKIKSTDDIFTLYKLENFSAVATSTVKIIKKPLTILPKRDKNE from the coding sequence ATGACCAAAATAATAAGTTTTATTAGAAGATTTTGGCGGGAAATCTGCGTTGTTCTCTTGGCAGCAGTATTTTTTGCGGCCGCTTGCGGTTTTATCGCTTTTACGCAGCGCGATGGTTTTGTCAAATGGGGTTCGCCTGATGAAACAGCCAATTATATTTTTGCCAAACTTTACGCCCAAACCGGCCAGCTGACTATTTACGAAAAATATAATCCGTTCGTTTCTGAGATCATGCAGCCGAGAAGCTTCCGCAGCGACAATGGCCTGCTCAAACCCGTGAGTTTTTTGGGCGTCATTCTGATCTACGGTACGATTGCCAAGTTAATTTCAGTCAAAGTCATCCCATTCTTGACCCCGTTTTTCGCGGCGCTGGCTTTTTTCTTTTATTATCTTTTGATCAAGAAGATTTTTACGCCGCGGGTGGCCTTCCTAAGCTCGCTTTTACTTTTAAGTTTTCCGGTATTTTATTTTTATTCGGTGCACAGCCTGTTTCATAATGTTTTATTTGTTTCTTTATTGGTCATCAGCCTGTATTTTATTGTTTTAGCCGCGACGCGCGCGCCGAGAAAAAATAAATTTTTTTCTTGGCGGTTTTGGCAGATGGATTGGTTAAATTTATTCCTGGCCGCTTTAGGCGGATTGTTCGTCGGCGGCGCCCTGATCACCAGAACTTCCGAGGCCATTTGGCTGCTACCGGCGCTTATTGTCCTTTGGCTGTTCAATTTAAAAAAGATCGGGATATTGAAATTGATCATCATTGTTTGTTTCGTTGCCTTGCCTTTCGTGCCGGTGCTTTTTTGGAACGAAATCCTCTACGGCGGCTATAGCAACGGCGGCTACGTGGAGATAAATCGCTCAATAACCACGGTCGCGGCCGAGGGCGTTGTTTTGACCAAGACCGTCGTCAAGGGACAATTTTCCTACATTCTTGAACCGTTGAATAAAATCAAAAATACTGTTTTTTATTTCGGCTTGAATTATAATCAGGCCGGGCAGAATTTTAAAAATTATTTTCCGAAAATGTTTCCCTTGCTCTTTTGGCCGGCTTTTCTGGGACTGATCCTGTTCATGACCCGGGTTTGGAAATGGAAGAAAAAATATTGGGCGTATTTCTTCGCTTACTTTATTGCCAGCGCGATTTTGGTCTTATATTACGGCAGCTGGGTATTCAATGATAATCCCAATCTTAACGAAATCACTATCGGCAATTCTTACACCCGTTATTGGCTGCCAATCTATTTAGGGGCGATGCCGTTCGCGGCTTTTTTTATCTCTCGTTTGTCCTGGGCGATCTTTGCGCGCGATACTGAAAATAGTGAAGTCGCGGTTAAGATCAGTTCCAATAAGTTTAAGAATTTTTTTCTGCTCCAATGGCCGTCCCGGACATTTAGCATCGGCGCCACGCAGGCGGTCATCATAATTTTTATTTTTTTCTTTTCCGCCAATTTTTTGGTCAGCGGTTCCAAAGAGGGCCTGCTCTATGTCGATTCCAATAACCAAGTTTTGAAATCGGAATATGACCAGGTGCTCAGGCTTACCGAACCGTCGGCCGTGATCATCACCCGCTATCATGATAAGATATTTTTCCCCGAGCGCAAGGTCGTTGTTAATAATCTTACCGATCCGGCCATGTTAATTATTTATCAAAAATTAGCCAAATATATCCCGGTTTATTATTTCAATTTTACTTTTCCGGAGAAGGATTTTAAATATTTGAATGATGGCAAATTAAAACAAGCTGGTTTGGTTTTGCAGAAAATAAAATCGACCGATGATATTTTTACTTTGTACAAATTGGAAAATTTTTCCGCAGTCGCGACGTCAACCGTGAAAATTATCAAAAAACCCTTGACAATTTTGCCAAAGCGCGATAAAAATGAATAA
- the cysS gene encoding cysteine--tRNA ligase, producing the protein MEKIYLYNTLTKKKEEFKPLKKGVVGFYQCGPTVYWTQHLGNLRAAVLGDIIRRVFEYDGYKVKYVKNYTDVGHMTSDEDEGEDKMTTTGLGVKCKKCQKIFNSGIAVTKKAFATGTFSNNVHVCPFCGYENLVKDKNGYVIDEDFRKSPLDVAKKYIQEYEQAAVDLNIKEPWKKPRATKHIKEMQAMVKILLKKGFAYATPLAIYFDVSKFPNYTELSRQNLEKNIIGEGSGDVTDPAKKHPRDFALWFFRAGVHANALQFWKSPFKSPLVKSGEGFPGWHIECSAMSKKYLGPTLDVHMGGIEHIPVHHTNEIAQSEAANGVKYVNYWLHNEHLLVNEEKMAKSQGTGFTLAEVKEKGFSPLALRYYFLSANYRSPQNFTWEALQAAQNGLEHLYSQISVLKNSPLSRGVDAPRGRLAPRSSAEQNEVGGVLSAEYRKKFVTAVNDDFNTPAALSVLQEVLKSNLLSGDKLATILDFDRVLGLNFGRVLSERLCRGQDQETVPAEVGVLVEARAKARAEKNWPESDRLRAEIEAKGFSIEDTKEGMKINKK; encoded by the coding sequence ATGGAGAAAATATATTTGTATAACACGCTCACTAAGAAAAAGGAGGAATTCAAGCCTTTGAAAAAGGGCGTAGTTGGGTTTTATCAATGCGGGCCGACGGTTTATTGGACCCAGCATCTGGGCAATCTTCGCGCCGCGGTCTTGGGTGATATTATCCGCCGGGTTTTTGAATATGACGGCTATAAAGTTAAGTATGTCAAAAATTATACCGATGTCGGACATATGACTTCGGATGAGGATGAAGGCGAGGACAAGATGACAACTACGGGATTAGGTGTTAAGTGTAAAAAATGTCAAAAGATTTTTAATTCGGGAATAGCCGTAACGAAAAAAGCTTTTGCGACCGGAACGTTTTCGAACAATGTTCATGTATGTCCGTTTTGTGGTTACGAAAACTTAGTTAAAGATAAAAATGGATACGTTATTGATGAAGATTTTCGAAAATCTCCATTAGATGTTGCAAAAAAATACATTCAGGAATATGAACAAGCCGCGGTTGATTTGAATATTAAAGAACCGTGGAAAAAACCGCGCGCCACCAAGCACATTAAAGAGATGCAGGCGATGGTTAAAATTTTATTAAAAAAAGGCTTTGCTTATGCCACGCCGCTCGCGATTTATTTTGATGTTTCCAAATTTCCCAATTACACAGAACTCTCGCGGCAAAATCTGGAAAAAAATATCATCGGGGAGGGTTCGGGCGACGTAACCGATCCGGCTAAAAAACATCCGCGAGATTTTGCCTTGTGGTTTTTTCGCGCCGGCGTTCACGCCAATGCTTTGCAGTTTTGGAAATCTCCGTTCAAATCGCCTTTGGTGAAATCGGGTGAAGGTTTTCCCGGCTGGCATATCGAGTGTTCGGCGATGAGTAAAAAATATCTTGGTCCGACCTTGGACGTCCATATGGGCGGCATCGAGCATATTCCGGTTCATCACACCAACGAGATCGCTCAATCCGAAGCGGCCAACGGCGTTAAATATGTAAATTATTGGCTGCACAACGAACATCTTTTAGTGAACGAAGAAAAAATGGCCAAGTCTCAAGGCACTGGTTTTACCTTGGCCGAAGTAAAAGAGAAAGGTTTTTCACCCTTAGCTTTAAGATATTATTTTCTTTCCGCCAATTATCGCTCTCCGCAGAATTTTACCTGGGAAGCTTTGCAGGCCGCCCAAAACGGACTGGAACATTTATACTCTCAGATTAGCGTGCTAAAAAATTCCCCTCTATCAAGAGGGGTGGACGCGCCGCGCGGACGGCTTGCCCCGCGAAGTTCTGCGGAGCAGAACGAAGTGGGGGGTGTGTTAAGCGCGGAATATAGAAAAAAATTCGTAACCGCTGTTAATGATGATTTTAATACTCCGGCCGCTTTATCGGTTCTGCAGGAAGTTTTAAAATCAAATTTGTTGTCAGGGGATAAGTTGGCAACGATTTTAGATTTTGATCGCGTGCTCGGCTTAAATTTCGGCAGAGTCCTCTCCGAGAGACTCTGCCGGGGCCAGGATCAGGAAACAGTTCCCGCCGAAGTTGGCGTTCTGGTCGAGGCGCGCGCTAAAGCCCGCGCGGAAAAAAATTGGCCGGAGTCAGATCGTTTGCGTGCGGAAATTGAAGCCAAAGGATTTTCTATTGAGGACACGAAGGAGGGGATGAAGATAAATAAGAAGTAA
- the yidD gene encoding membrane protein insertion efficiency factor YidD: protein MKFLKKHIKLIKRVFLSTACFAALMMVLFSFKETWAFSIDLYQRFVSPHKGYHCAYRAWHHDISCSEYGKQEIASVGVLEGLILLHERFAGCQLAAEKIKLAARPTEKRNAAVTGSKTKNKKCCRNSNNPCAMCCGWTLYGKAYRDSLDRHDSLRVIEDSVKNQRAKEQRQNCKKSCKECGGEIGDIWKGCLGCCGDWTEPPEPPLPPNIFSPGTN from the coding sequence ATGAAATTTCTCAAAAAGCACATTAAGCTGATAAAGAGAGTGTTTTTATCAACGGCTTGCTTCGCGGCGCTGATGATGGTGCTGTTTTCTTTCAAGGAAACGTGGGCATTCTCCATTGATCTTTATCAGCGTTTTGTTTCGCCGCACAAGGGCTATCATTGCGCTTATCGTGCGTGGCATCATGATATTTCCTGCAGCGAGTATGGCAAGCAGGAAATAGCCAGCGTCGGGGTGCTTGAAGGCTTAATCTTATTGCATGAACGGTTTGCCGGTTGCCAGCTGGCCGCGGAAAAAATTAAATTGGCAGCACGGCCAACGGAAAAACGTAATGCGGCGGTAACCGGATCAAAAACCAAGAATAAAAAATGTTGCCGCAATTCCAATAATCCCTGCGCAATGTGTTGCGGATGGACGCTCTACGGCAAGGCATATCGCGACAGCTTGGACCGGCATGACAGTTTGCGGGTGATTGAAGACAGTGTAAAAAATCAGCGGGCCAAAGAGCAAAGACAAAACTGTAAAAAATCCTGCAAAGAATGCGGAGGCGAAATAGGCGATATTTGGAAAGGTTGTTTAGGCTGTTGCGGCGATTGGACGGAACCGCCGGAACCGCCTTTGCCCCCAAATATATTCTCGCCGGGAACGAATTGA
- a CDS encoding phosphoribosyl-AMP cyclohydrolase — MSDLKNKVRETGNVLMLDFTKIKKVAKTSRRNVMRVTIQDADTLLVLIEGYINKAAFYASLRDDLATMWSTTRNRLWQKGKTSGDQLELVDVFTNCEQDSLLFMVKPRGGACHVKDDNGNSYLTCYFRRIVAKEDGLGLEKVKEAMQKKV, encoded by the coding sequence ATGTCTGACTTAAAGAATAAGGTAAGAGAAACGGGAAATGTGCTGATGCTGGATTTCACCAAAATAAAGAAGGTCGCCAAGACGTCCAGAAGAAACGTGATGAGGGTAACGATCCAGGATGCCGATACTCTCCTCGTGCTGATCGAGGGCTATATTAACAAGGCAGCATTTTATGCTTCCTTGAGAGACGACCTGGCAACAATGTGGTCAACCACTCGCAATCGTCTTTGGCAAAAGGGAAAAACTTCCGGCGACCAGCTTGAACTTGTTGACGTCTTCACTAACTGCGAACAGGATTCGCTTCTTTTCATGGTTAAACCCCGGGGCGGTGCCTGCCATGTGAAAGATGACAACGGAAATTCATATTTGACCTGTTATTTCCGCCGGATCGTCGCTAAAGAAGACGGGCTAGGCCTTGAGAAAGTCAAAGAAGCAATGCAAAAAAAGGTTTGA
- a CDS encoding tRNA-dihydrouridine synthase: MNNFWEKLKKPFGSAQGRPILALAPMAGITDAAFRYLCGKYGADVVYSEMISAAGLFYDSKRTSGLLDVYRKNGGAKFVVQLFGNNPEHFIKAVKIIEKKIKPDGIDINFGCPVMKIIKSCSGAKLFQDLNQSRRVIEAVLANTKLPVSVKIRAHAGKISALEFIDKMKDLPIAAIMVHGRTLAQGFAGPVDYGIINRVKKKFKGIVLANGGINNLEDAEIMLKKTGADGIGIGQGACGRPQIFAQIKNVFRKSERNTPQLRSEAELRWARPASRGASHLRLGEALARRASLEGNIFKIALEHAKLMEKFKGRRGILEMRKHLCWYVKGMPGAAEMRQEFVKVETLADIKKLLK, from the coding sequence ATGAATAATTTTTGGGAAAAATTGAAAAAACCCTTCGGCTCCGCTCAGGGCAGGCCTATATTGGCGCTGGCGCCGATGGCGGGGATTACCGACGCGGCTTTCCGGTATCTGTGCGGCAAGTATGGCGCCGATGTGGTTTATAGCGAAATGATCTCGGCGGCCGGCTTGTTCTATGACAGCAAGAGAACGAGCGGGCTTTTAGATGTGTATAGAAAAAATGGCGGGGCGAAATTCGTGGTTCAGCTTTTCGGCAACAATCCTGAGCATTTTATCAAGGCGGTGAAAATAATCGAGAAGAAAATCAAGCCGGACGGGATCGATATAAATTTCGGCTGTCCGGTGATGAAAATAATCAAGTCTTGTTCTGGCGCGAAATTATTTCAGGACTTGAATCAGTCGCGGCGCGTCATTGAGGCGGTTCTGGCTAATACAAAATTGCCAGTCTCAGTGAAGATCCGCGCCCATGCCGGAAAAATATCCGCTTTGGAATTTATCGATAAGATGAAAGATTTGCCGATCGCCGCGATCATGGTTCATGGCCGGACTTTGGCGCAGGGATTTGCCGGGCCAGTTGATTATGGAATTATCAATCGAGTTAAGAAAAAATTCAAAGGTATCGTACTGGCTAATGGCGGGATAAATAATTTAGAAGACGCTGAAATAATGCTCAAAAAAACTGGTGCGGATGGAATCGGAATCGGCCAGGGAGCGTGCGGGCGTCCGCAAATTTTTGCGCAAATAAAAAATGTTTTTCGTAAAAGTGAGCGTAACACACCCCAACTTCGCTCCGAGGCGGAGCTACGCTGGGCAAGGCCCGCCTCGCGCGGTGCGAGCCACCTCCGCCTCGGCGAAGCCTTGGCGAGACGGGCCTCTCTAGAGGGGAATATTTTTAAAATTGCGCTGGAGCATGCCAAACTGATGGAAAAGTTCAAGGGCAGGCGGGGGATACTTGAAATGCGCAAGCATTTGTGCTGGTATGTAAAGGGAATGCCGGGTGCGGCCGAAATGCGTCAGGAATTCGTTAAAGTTGAAACATTAGCGGATATTAAAAAGTTATTGAAATAA
- a CDS encoding CorA family divalent cation transporter: protein MSHYKKITKNIQELVITGGKGGNAIRWFNIANPGKEELDFLRKMKKYSFDFHELRASSVKVQAERPIIEQKGKYFFLILHFPVFKDEEIVAAEIDFFIAHGLLITLHDGRLKILDDFFNTARKDGSSLMVKKFPSSAVLLAELLEKLVTDCYGIMDKNNVKINAVEKMIFANEQKKSVARILELEHNIINIRRTMLNHKNILKRLVQMKSSIIPPAVIKSFYYNLIEQTKRIWEFSESQKETVEALRSANESLLDFRTSSIIKTLTIVSVIFAPLSFIVALLTISVQNGMPLLDTPNGFWIVTYGLGLLAALMLLFFVRKKWL from the coding sequence ATGTCCCACTACAAAAAAATCACCAAAAACATCCAGGAGCTCGTCATCACCGGCGGCAAAGGCGGCAACGCGATCCGCTGGTTTAATATTGCCAATCCGGGCAAGGAAGAATTGGATTTTCTGCGCAAGATGAAAAAATACAGTTTTGATTTTCATGAATTGCGCGCTTCCTCGGTCAAGGTGCAGGCCGAACGCCCGATCATCGAACAAAAAGGAAAATATTTTTTTCTCATCCTTCATTTTCCGGTTTTCAAAGATGAGGAAATCGTCGCCGCTGAAATCGATTTTTTCATCGCTCACGGATTATTGATTACCCTGCATGACGGCCGGCTAAAAATTCTCGATGACTTTTTCAACACCGCCAGAAAAGACGGCTCTTCTTTGATGGTCAAAAAATTCCCTTCTTCAGCCGTGCTCTTGGCCGAACTGCTGGAAAAATTAGTGACTGATTGCTATGGAATAATGGATAAAAATAATGTCAAAATAAACGCGGTGGAAAAAATGATCTTTGCCAACGAACAAAAAAAATCCGTCGCCCGGATCCTGGAACTGGAGCACAACATCATCAACATCCGCCGCACCATGCTCAATCACAAAAATATTTTAAAGAGGCTGGTGCAGATGAAAAGCTCGATCATCCCGCCGGCGGTGATCAAATCTTTTTATTACAATCTGATCGAACAGACCAAGCGGATCTGGGAATTTTCCGAAAGCCAGAAAGAAACCGTCGAGGCGCTGCGCTCGGCCAACGAATCGCTTTTGGATTTCCGCACTAGCAGCATCATCAAAACTTTGACCATCGTTTCAGTGATCTTCGCCCCGCTCTCTTTTATTGTCGCTCTGCTGACTATAAGCGTTCAAAACGGAATGCCGCTGCTCGATACGCCCAACGGTTTTTGGATCGTCACTTATGGCTTAGGCCTTCTCGCCGCCCTGATGCTGCTATTTTTTGTGAGGAAAAAATGGCTCTGA